In Nothobranchius furzeri strain GRZ-AD chromosome 19, NfurGRZ-RIMD1, whole genome shotgun sequence, the following are encoded in one genomic region:
- the slc52a2 gene encoding solute carrier family 52, riboflavin transporter, member 2 yields the protein MSGRWWSGAAVTHSLVAVFAMGSWVSVNSLWVELPVVVRELPEGWNLPAYLSVMIALGNLGPMVVTVVHHCAPGWLNDRVVIHCIQALAVVASAFLAIFWSHRVGVAETERSLPFLLLTFVLALVCCTSNVTFLPFMFRYPPQYIRTFFIGQGLSALFPCVVALGQGVSQLECRMVNGTVQPEYLQENFPAQDFFWFLFVMLLVSALSFLALTWGRAESPQESDGAAEVRNGEETHRLCSGGAPVPEKEVQVEEQPPAPGFWTQRNIYLLVLLAASNALTNGVLPSVQSFTCLPYSTMTFHLSVVLGNIANPLACFLAMFVVLRSSAGLGFLSLAAGVFAAYLMALAALSPCPPLLGNPVAGVTLVVISWVLFTGMFSYLKVVVGILLHEAGHAALLWCGISIQVGSLVGALVMFPLVNVYQVFTRAQDCVDNHCS from the exons ATGTCCGGCCGCTGGTGGAGCGGTGCCGCGGTGACCCACAGCCTCGTGGCCGTGTTCGCCATGGGCTCCTGGGTCTCCGTCAACAGTCTGTGGGTCGAGCTCCCGGTGGTTGTCAGAGAGCTTCCCGAAG GATGGAACCTTCCGGCGTACCTGTCAGTGATGATTGCGTTGGGGAACCTCGGCCCGATGGTGGTGACGGTGGTGCATCACTGTGCTCCCGGATGGTTGAACGACCGTGTTGTGATCCACTGCATCCAGGCGCTGGCGGTGGTGGCGTCTGCCTTCCTGGCCATCTTCTGGTCTCACCGGGTCGGCGTAGCTGAAACGGAGCGGTCGCTGCCCTTCCTGCTGCTCACGTTTGTGTTGGCCTTGGTTTGTTGCACGTCCAACGTCACCTTCCTGCCCTTCATGTTCCGATACCCTCCTCAGTACATCCGGACGTTTTTCATCGGCCAGGGCCTCAGCGCCCTGTTTCCCTGCGTGGTGGCGCTGGGGCAGGGCGTGAGTCAGCTGGAGTGCCGGATGGTGAACGGCACGGTCCAGCCCGAGTACCTGCAGGAGAACTTTCCCGCCCAGGACTTCTTCTGGTTCCTGTTTGTGATGCTGTTGGTCTCGGCTCTGAGTTTTCTGGCTCTAACCTGGGGACGGGCCGAATCGCCGCAGGAGTCCGACGGCGCTGCAGAGGTGAGAAATGGAGAGGAGACGCACCGGCTGTGCAGCGGAGGAGCGCCAGTGCCTGAGAAGGAGgtgcaggtggaggagcagccgCCTGCTCCCGGGTTTTGGACTCAGAGGAACATTtacctgctggtgctgctggccGCCTCCAACGCCCTCACCAACGGGGTCCTTCCATCTGTGCAGAGCTTCACCTGTCTGCCCTACAGCACCATGACCTTTCACCTCTCCGTGGTCCTCGGAAACATAGCAAACCCCCTGGCCTGCTTCCTGGCCATGTTCGTCGTCCTCAG GTCTTCGGCGGGTCTGGGCTTCCTGTCTCTGGCTGCAGGCGTGTTTGCGGCGTATCTGATGGCGTTGGCGGCGCTCAGCCCCTGCCCCCCGCTGCTGGGAAACCCCGTGGCTGGTGTGACGTTGGTG GTCATCTCCTGGGTCCTTTTCACCGGAATGTTCTCCTACCTGAAGGTGGTGGTTGGGATTTTACTCCACGAGGCGGGTCACGCTGCACTGCTGTGGTGTGGCATCTCCATCCAGGTGGGCTCGCTGGTCGGAGCGCTGGTCATGTTCCCGCTGGTGAACGTCTACCAGGTGTTCACCAGAGCCCAGGACTGTGTGGACAACCACTGCAGTTAG
- the LOC107394910 gene encoding uncharacterized protein — MEEGRDLSFHGKAVVTEANLRDEYYWKLVADFIGPQSGEGLDLEQGPCKNRFMIQVGLIVEDNNFPWIAIVHWLKKIFPGHQSADFRCLVERGIATTLSLGVDARLTFLESNVNFNFVGPICDSIGVERQHLLELKDFSERARFMEVTNGLIVELINFVSREKLSPVVIVTWLKNFNPEFCTSGNLQKAYKSIKPKIKKLKMHCGHYETRRHRKNAAIEALLQSPFELVPSKIPKQLAKKRIRREDYDVVVKEECEGYDVSKGEGSEVVNVAWSQHHSDIKFDEGVNESNCGATSSEDSRVSLTLLDIAMLTVQKLLNVSGAKIEACKQISLDLLKNHYILTYKEHPAMEEFERKVGALRHKCSLVPPVVFLNYNAHFLVHVHEAIEQQILNFEKDIIMSTGEKLGRDKLPTFKNFVGLPESATCCYVHMACDILCPRSAHRPGKPNYRKHWVAFCKEKGNPSKLAVNLSNRFKGYFEAAAGLIHHHKEIALFFSDLLAMTNEACPNIILQSVAADANDSTIQSFVCVLAIVYCKVLGPYWQLLNSGGEYSLFSQYLLCFYQKFLDWSKDPSTLLEPEETTNVFKQFPLQEKALGEVFNYCGQWHANRELIRVCLKGTIKVIATVTEEHLKDFLPGGVFSQIPSEDVRLQLVSCTFSVLMADYPFSYEDLYQKRKPGKEASSKTSQWDSSVEDEVKLSSSGDSDDGVSGGTGSLLGQKEHQSPQTKKGSKPANEEAVEVNMDLDYISATVSRNGGPCKTQQDVDKLLLQLEEKPRVEKQEAIRCELVYQKMVLNNPDPRLDCVLQTTTQMVLKLKLALPRVKPGYSLVLAPRKTRPKAVTQTAPEPPAAQVVNMLVSEEHPDCQTEQKLTNASM; from the coding sequence GAGATGAGTATTACTGGAAGCTCGTTGCAGACTTCATTGGCCCTCAGTCTGGAGAGGGACTGGATCTGGAACAGGGGCCGTGCAAAAACAGGTTCATGATTCAAGTTGGACTCATAGTTGAAGACAACAACTTCCCCTGGATTGCCATCGTACACTGGCTGAAGAAAATCTTCCCCGGCCATCAGTCGGCTGACTTCCGGTGTTTGGTTGAACGAGGCATCGCAACGACGTTGAGTCTGGGCGTTGATGCCAGGCTGACCTTCCTGGAATCAAACGTCAACTTCAACTTTGTCGGCCCGATATGCGACAGCATTGGAGTTGAGCGGCAGCACCTGTTGGAGCTGAAGGACTTCTCGGAGCGAGCCCGGTTCATGGAAGTCACCAATGGACTGATTGTTGAACTGATCAACTTTGTCTCCAGGGAGAAGCTCTCCCCGGTCGTCATCGTCACCTGGCTGAAGAACTTCAACCCGGAGTTTTGTACGAGTGGAAACCTCCAGAAGGCGTATAAAAGCATCAAACCCAAGATAAAGAAGTTAAAAATGCACTGTGGCCACTACGAAACCAGACGGCACAGAAAGAACGCGGCGATCGAGGCGCTGCTTCAGAGTCCGTTTGAGCTGGTTCCGAGTAAAATACCAAAGCAGCTCGCAAAGAAACGCATCAGAAGAGAGGATTACGACGTTGTGGTGAAAGAAGAGTGTGAGGGTTATGACGTCTCAAAAGGCGAGGGCTCCGAGGTGGTCAACGTGGCTTGGAGCCAACATCACAGTGACATCAAGTTTGATGAAGGCGTGAATGAATCCAACTGTGGAGCAACAAGCTCGGAGGACAGCAGAGTTTCTCTGACGCTGCTGGACATCGCCATGCTAACGGTCCAAAAGCTGCTGAACGTTTCTGGAGCCAAAATTGAAGCATGCAAGCAAATTTCCTTGGACCTGCTGAAAAACCACTACATCCTGACTTACAAGGAGCATCCGGCCATGGAGGAGTTCGAGAGGAAGGTCGGAGCGCTGCGTCACAAGTGTTCGCTTGTGCCTCCCGTCGTCTTTCTAAACTACAACGCACACTTCCTGGTGCACGTGCATGAGGCGATCGAGCAGCAGATCCTGAACTTTGAGAAGGACATCATCATGTCCACGGGAGAGAAGCTAGGCCGGGACAAGCTACCGACCTTCAAGAACTTTGTGGGTTTGCCTGAAAGCGCTACTTGTTGTTACGTCCACATGGCCTGTGACATCCTGTGCCCCCGCAGCGCCCACCGCCCCGGCAAGCCCAACTACAGGAAACACTGGGTAGCGTTCTGCAAGGAGAAGGGAAACCCCTCCAAACTGGCTGTGAACCTGTCAAACCGCTTCAAAGGTTACTTTGAAGCGGCAGCCGGACTCATCCATCATCACAAAGAGATAGCTCTCTTCTTCTCCGACCTGCTGGCCATGACCAACGAGGCCTGTCCCAACATCATCCTGCAGAGCGTAGCAGCAGACGCTAACGACTCCACCATCCAGAGCTTCGTGTGTGTTCTGGCCATCGTTTACTGTAAGGTCCTCGGCCCCTACTGGCAGCTGCTGAATAGTGGGGGGGAGTACTCGCTCTTCAGCCAGTACCTGCTCTGTTTCTACCAGAAGTTCCTCGACTGGTCCAAAGATCCTTCAACTCTGCTGGAACCGGAGGAGACCACAAATGTTTTCAAGCAATTCCCGCTGCAGGAGAAGGCCCTCGGTGAAGTGTTTAACTACTGCGGGCAGTGGCACGCAAACCGAGAGCTGATCAGGGTGTGTCTGAAGGGTACCATCAAGGTGATAGCTACCGTCACCGAGGAACACCTGAAGGACTTTTTACCTGGAGGAGTTTTCTCCCAAATCCCCTCCGAAGATGTGCGCCTGCAGCTGGTGAGCTGCACGTTCTCCGTCCTCATGGCGGACTATCCCTTCAGTTACGAGGATCTGTACCAGAAGAGAAAACCCGGCAAGGAGGCTTCCTCAAAGACCAGCCAGTGGGACAGCTCCGTGGAGGATGAAGTTAAGTTGAGTTCGTCTGGTGACAGTGATGATGGGGTTTCAGGTGGAACCGGTTCCCTTTTGGGCCAGAAGGAGCATCAGAGCCCTCAGACGAAGAAAGGTTCCAAACCGGCCAACGAGGAGGCGGTGGAGGTGAACATGGACCTGGATTACATCTCAGCGACTGTCAGCAGAAACGGAGGTCCGTGCAAGACCCAACAGGACGTCGACAAACTGCTGCTGCAGCTCGAGGAGAAACCCCGAGTTGAGAAACAAGAGGCTATTCGCTGTGAGTTGGTCTACCAGAAGATGGTTCTGAACAACCCGGACCCCAGACTGGACTGTGTTCTCCAGACCACCACCCAGATGGTGCTGAAGCTGAAGCTCGCACTCCCTCGGGTCAAACCCGGGTACTCCCTGGTGCTGGCCCCCAGGAAGACACGACCAAAAGCTGTGACCCAGACGGCACCAGAACCACCCGCTGCTCAGGTGGTCAACATGCTGGTTTCAGAAGAACATCCAGACTGTCAAACCGAGCAGAAACTAACAAACGCATCCATGTAG